The Fusobacterium sp. DD2 DNA segment TAGTTTTATATTTGTTAAAGAGAGTATAACTCTATCTTTTTTAAATTGCAAGAAAATTTTTATATTTTTTCAAATATTCTTTTAATATAGTATCAATAAAAGCACATGTCCATTTTTTTAGTATATTAAAACTAATTAAAAAGGCTTTCTATTTTAGATTTTAATCCATCTACATCAACTACGTGTTGTTCTATATTAACAAGCTCACCATTTTGATATTTTTTAGTAATTAAAAGCTCGTTCTTATCATTATATATATTCCAATCTCCATCTTTAACTCCATTTACATAGCTTCCTTTATATGCAACAGTTCCGTTAGAATAGTATTTTACATATTCACCAACAGGTACTCCCATATCATATGTTGCTTTCTCTTTTATCTGTCCATTGGAATAATAACTTGCCTGTTCTCCATTAAATTTTCCATCTTTATATATTTCAGAAACTTCTATTTGACCATTTTCATATTTTCCAATCATTTTACCAGAAAATGGTTTTTCTCCATTAACTACATAGACAATTCCATTTCTATCTTGTTTTTGAGATATATCTACCTCTTTATCAAATGGCGAATTACAAGCTGTAATTATAGATGTAATTAAAACTGCTAATAGTATTTTTTTCATTTTCTCCCTCCAATTTATTTTGTATTTCACTTATATTATATTACATATTTTTCCTTAAAAGTAAAATTTTTAATAAATAATACCAATTAAGTCAGAAAAAAACAATATAAAAGTTGAGTTTGAATTCAATTTTAGGTATAATGTTTCTGTATAAAAAATTTTAAGGAGGATATCATGACTTATTACGAAACAACAGGAATATGTGCAAAAAAAATAGGAGTAGAAGTGGATTCTAATGGAACAATTACAGAGGTTGAATTTTGTGGAGGATGTCACGGTAATACTCAGGGACTAACAAAATTACTTATTGGAATGAATAAAGATGTTGTTATAAATCTATTATCAGGAATACAATGTGGAACAAGAGGTACATCTTGTCCAGATCAACTGGCACAAATTTTAAAAAAAATATAGTATAGAAATATAGCTATATAAAAATAAAACGGGGGGAATTTTTATGAAAAAACTTTTTTTAGCATTTTTTGTAGTAGCCTGTGGGCTAATAGCAGGCTGTGGTAAAGACAATGAAGCAGCAAAGGACACTTCAGTGAAAAAGGAGAAAGTAGTTGTAGTTTCACAAGGTTCAAAACCTAAAAGTTTGGATCCTGCAATGTACAATGAAATACCTGCTCTTACTATTACAAGACAGATTTTTAATACATTGCTTAGAATTGATGACAATGGAAATATAGTTCCAGAACTTGCTGAATCATATGAGTATTGTAACACCAACTGAACTTGTAATCAAACTTCGAAAAGGTGTTAAATTCCATAATGGAGATATACTTACAGCAAAAGATGTGGCTTTCAGCATTAACAGAATGTTAAACAAACAGGCAAGTAAAATAATGATCAATGTTGTTAAAGATGTAGTTATTGTAGATGATAATACTGTTAAGTTAATCTTATCACAACCATCTTCACAACTTTTATTTGCTCTTGCACATCCATTGACATCAATCTTAAATGAGAGAGATACTGTTGCAAATAAAGATGATGTTGCTTCTCATCCAATTGGAACAGGACCTTATAAATTTGTAGATTGGGGAAGTGGAGAGAAGATTGTACTTGTAGCATTTGATGACTATTTTGAAGGAAAGCCTAAAATTGATAAACTTATATATAGAGCTATAAGTGAAAACACAAGTAGATTGGCTGCCCTAGAAACAGGTGAAATAGACATAGCTTATAATGTGGCACCAATTGATGCTGATACTATAAAAAATAATAAAAATTTAGTATTAATTTCAAAACCATCAACATCAACAGAGTATATTACATTTAATAATACAAAAGCACCTTTTAATAATAAAGATTTCAGACTTGCTGTAAACTATGCAATAGACAAACAGGGAATAGCTGATTCTATATTCATGGGAAAAGCTCATACAGCAAATTCTATTGTAAATCCAAATGTTTTCGGCTATAATAAAGATGTTGCAGGTTATCCATATAATGTTTCTCTAGCAAAGGAATATCTAGAAAAATCTGGAATTAAAAATCCTAAATTTACCTTATTTGTAAATGACAGTCCAATAAGACTTCAAATTGCTCAAATTATTCAAGCAAATTTAAAAGACATAGGAATAGATATGAATATTGAAACTCTTGAATGGGGAACATACCTTCAAAAAACAGCTCAAGGAGAGCATCAAGCACTTTTAGGAGGATGGGTATCTGGAACTTCAGATGCAGATATAGTTTTATATCCATTATTACACAGTAGTTCTCATGGTGGAGCAGGAAATAGAGCCTTTTATACAAATAAAGAGCTAGATAAAATAATTGAAGCAGCTCGTGAAACATCAAATGTTGAAGATAGAAAACAACTATTTATGAAAGCACAGGAAATTCTTCAAGATGATGCACCTTTAGGAATTTTACTTTATAAAAATGAAAATATAGGGTACAATAAAAATATAAAAGGATTTGAATTCAGTCCAACAATGATGCATGTACTGAAAAACTTAGATAAGCAACAATAGTTACAACATAAATATATAAAGGAGGCCGTATACTGTAAAGTATATGGGGGGATGTTATGGATTTTAATATTGATATGAACTACGTCTTG contains these protein-coding regions:
- a CDS encoding TIGR03905 family TSCPD domain-containing protein, with amino-acid sequence MTYYETTGICAKKIGVEVDSNGTITEVEFCGGCHGNTQGLTKLLIGMNKDVVINLLSGIQCGTRGTSCPDQLAQILKKI